The Patescibacteria group bacterium genome includes the window TCTAGGTGTAAGCCCAGTAATGGGTTCAGCCGAGGAGTACTAATAAATCAATGTCTTAACTCTAAACTTATTCTTTTTTCATACATGGATTGCCGCGGATTATTACGGATAGCCGCGGATCACGGATATAAAATTGGGTTCAAAGTTCTCGTGCTTTTAGCGGCAGGGTCACACCCGATCCCATCCCGAACTCGGAAGTTAAGCCTGTCAGCGCCGATGATACTTAACGGGAAAGTAGGTCAGCGCGAGAACCTTGGGCCCAATTTTTTTAAAGAGCGCGCCACTATCATTGGCGCCTCTTTTTTTATTTCAAATTTTCTGATAAGATAAAAGTAATAATATTTTAAATCAAACAGATATGATTCCTCAAAAATTAAAAAAGGGCGACGAGATTCGGGTAACATCGCCCTCAAGAAGTTTATCCCTTATCTCGGAAGAAAACCGGAAGATTGCCAGAGAAAGGTTAGAGACGTTTGGCTTCAAAATTACCTTTTCTAAAAATGTTGAAGAAAACGATGAGTTCAGTTCATCCGCAATAAAATCGCGAGTAGCGGATATGCATGCGGCGTTTAAAGATAAAAAGGTTAAAGCGATTTTAACTGTCATCGGCGGGTTTAATTGTAATCAATTATTGAAATATTTGGATTATGGTCTTATTAAATCTAATCCTAAGATTTTTTGCGGCTTTTCCGACATTACTGCCTTGCAAAATGCTATTTTCAAAAAGACCGGGTTAGTAACTTATTCCGGCCCTCATTTCTCCAGCTTTGGCATGAAGCGCGGGTTAGATTATACTTTAGAGTATTTTCAGAAATGCTTAATGCAAGATAAGCCATTTGATATTTTTCCTTCCAACGACTGGAGCGATGATACATGGTATAAAAATCAGGGGAAAAGAAAATTCATTAAAAATGCCGGAATGTTTGCGATCAATCCGGGTGAAGCCGAAGCTGTTATCGTCGGCGGCAATCTTTGCACACTAAATTTGTTGCAGGGTACGGAGTTTATGCCGTTACTTAAAGATGCGGTATTATTTTTAGAAGACGATGAAATGGCCAAAGATTATTCTGCTGTTGAATTTGATAGAAATTTACAATCTATTTTGCATTTGCCAGGTTCTGGCAAGATAAAAGGACTAGTAATAGGTCGTTTTCAGAAGGCTTCCAAAATGACGCCAGAAAAGATAGTCAAGATCGTAAAAACAAAAGATGAGCTAAAGAATATTCCAGTTATTGCAGATATCGATTTTGGCCATACGACTCCCCAAACAACTTTTCCCATCGGCGGTACCATTGCTATAAATTCAAAGCCAAACAAAGTTTCGTTAAAAATACTAAAACATTAAAGTTACTAAAATTTATACGCCTATCAGAAAAGCCCTGGTCGCGTTTTGTCCGGGGCTTTTTTTATTTCCCAACATCTGTTAAAATAAATAAAACTAATCTATTGGTCATCCGTCCCCAGTTAGTAGTGGCCAATGACCAGTGACTAAAATATGCAAATCATCGCCGACCTCCATCTCCATTCCAAATACTCCCGCGCCACCTCTCCGCAAATGGATATAGACGGCATTTTTAAGTGGGCAAAAATTAAAGGCATCAACCTGGTGGCTACTGGCGATTATACCCATCCAGAATATTTCAAAGAGCTTAAAGAAAAATTGGAGCGCGTAGATAACGGTTTTTATAAAATTAAAAGCACTTTATCCGCCGAAGTCTCCAAAAGGGAGACGAAGGCTGGCCCTAGTGACGAGTTACTAGTGACTAGTGACACGTATTTTGTCCCCACTGCCGAAATCTCCTGCATCTATTCCAAAGGCGGTAAATGCCGCCGCCTCCACATCTGCCTAATTACACCCACCTTTGAAGAAGTCGCTGAAATAAACTCTGCTTTAACAAAAATCGGCAACCTGCACTCCGACGGCCGTCCGATCCTCGGTCTTGACGCAAAAAAGCTTGCTCAAATTGTTTTAGATATTTCACCTGACTCGTTAGTGATATGCGCTCACGCGTGGACGCCATGGTTCGCCATCTTCGGCTCCAAATCCGGGTTTGATTCTATGGAAGAATGTTTTGAAGAATTGACGCCTAAAATTTATGCTGTAGAAACTGGGCTTTCCAGTGATCCAGCTATGAACTGGCGCTGGTCAGCTCTTGACAACCTTACTTTAATATCAAATTCTGACGCCCACTCCCCAGCGAATTTGGGTCGGGAAGTAAACGTGCTTGAGCTACAGGAGATGACTTACGTGAATATGTTGAAAGCTATTCGGCGCGAAGATTTAAAAAATAACCGAATGGCTTATACTATAGAATTTTTTCCCCAAGAAGGCAAATATCATTATGATGGTCACCGGTTGTGTAATGTCAGCTTCTCGCCAGAAGAAACAAAAAAACGCAAGGGCATTTGTCCGGTTTGCAAACGACCCCTCACCCTTGGCGTTGATTATCGCGTTTCCGAGCTCGCGGAC containing:
- a CDS encoding endonuclease Q family protein; this translates as MQIIADLHLHSKYSRATSPQMDIDGIFKWAKIKGINLVATGDYTHPEYFKELKEKLERVDNGFYKIKSTLSAEVSKRETKAGPSDELLVTSDTYFVPTAEISCIYSKGGKCRRLHICLITPTFEEVAEINSALTKIGNLHSDGRPILGLDAKKLAQIVLDISPDSLVICAHAWTPWFAIFGSKSGFDSMEECFEELTPKIYAVETGLSSDPAMNWRWSALDNLTLISNSDAHSPANLGREVNVLELQEMTYVNMLKAIRREDLKNNRMAYTIEFFPQEGKYHYDGHRLCNVSFSPEETKKRKGICPVCKRPLTLGVDYRVSELADRKEKVKKPAGQADYKSLVPLQEIIAESFNVGKNSKKVQAEYQSMIEKGKSEFNILLNLTVEELKKITIPKIMEAIKRVQEGNLIIKPGYDGEYGVVKIFSEQEQDKNKQETLF
- a CDS encoding LD-carboxypeptidase, which codes for MIPQKLKKGDEIRVTSPSRSLSLISEENRKIARERLETFGFKITFSKNVEENDEFSSSAIKSRVADMHAAFKDKKVKAILTVIGGFNCNQLLKYLDYGLIKSNPKIFCGFSDITALQNAIFKKTGLVTYSGPHFSSFGMKRGLDYTLEYFQKCLMQDKPFDIFPSNDWSDDTWYKNQGKRKFIKNAGMFAINPGEAEAVIVGGNLCTLNLLQGTEFMPLLKDAVLFLEDDEMAKDYSAVEFDRNLQSILHLPGSGKIKGLVIGRFQKASKMTPEKIVKIVKTKDELKNIPVIADIDFGHTTPQTTFPIGGTIAINSKPNKVSLKILKH